Proteins encoded in a region of the Ralstonia pseudosolanacearum genome:
- a CDS encoding dTMP kinase produces MTIDLAPHSQPGVLLAICGFDGSGKSTLEAALLAAITPTTPCVPTWAPTEWWRHDANIRRTLFGDGPGHQVPEEALLHFNLADCYDHQANVILPSLGRGEFVISNRYLFDMLALFEARGMTLPTWLFDAVGRIVRPDFCFVLDGSSEVFVDRIVRRDGPMPNRFDQDVLFVERYNAALRRLAEENNLTVLRAEANPDDIVQQCLDVVRASKNSSANCPISF; encoded by the coding sequence ATGACGATCGATTTGGCCCCACATAGCCAACCAGGAGTTCTCCTGGCGATTTGCGGATTCGATGGCAGCGGAAAATCCACCTTGGAGGCAGCATTGCTGGCTGCGATCACTCCGACGACGCCGTGCGTGCCCACTTGGGCGCCAACGGAATGGTGGCGGCATGACGCAAATATTCGGCGGACCCTTTTCGGCGATGGGCCTGGGCACCAAGTTCCGGAAGAAGCGTTACTGCATTTCAACCTCGCGGATTGCTATGACCATCAAGCCAACGTAATCCTGCCGTCTTTGGGGCGTGGTGAGTTCGTGATCAGCAACCGGTATCTGTTCGACATGCTGGCGCTGTTCGAGGCTCGTGGCATGACGCTGCCCACGTGGTTGTTCGACGCCGTCGGTCGAATCGTCAGACCGGATTTTTGTTTTGTCCTAGATGGATCATCCGAAGTGTTCGTGGATCGAATCGTGCGGCGTGACGGGCCGATGCCCAACCGGTTCGATCAGGATGTGCTGTTCGTGGAGCGCTACAACGCCGCACTCAGGCGGCTCGCCGAGGAAAATAATCTCACTGTGTTGCGAGCCGAAGCCAATCCGGACGACATCGTGCAGCAATGCCTTGACGTTGTGCGCGCGTCTAAGAACTCGTCCGCGAATTGTCCAATATCCTTCTGA
- a CDS encoding DegT/DnrJ/EryC1/StrS family aminotransferase, which translates to MSKELREVHLALDGGRKTRTLEWPTYDKGYVDLGRGDEVAALRAIESRRLFRYDSRAHGETEVGQLEQELAEYFDARYVLACSSGTTALALALLGLGIKRGDLVACPAFTFAATPSAIILAGATPVVIEVDENLHMDPADLEAKLTPEVKAVVAVHMRGFGCDIDRLVSIADAHGIPLVEDSVPALGVSLGGGRKLGTIGRAGAFSMQSDKCINTGEGGFLVTSDRDVFERAVVLSGAYEKQLHRHTAPSLPSISDLTLPIFSFRLDEIRGAMARHQLAGLNQRVATFQENYEYVASRISDLKSIHLRQSVAPRAFLGESLIFRLPDATAQQVSWFVEALNAEGIGARALGDDSRPNVRCFWNWRFVFPEMTQEETIGRYTRSATFLKEAIDVPMSITLTKSDCDELVAAITKVCHAYSRLALVSHH; encoded by the coding sequence GTGTCAAAAGAGCTACGAGAGGTACATCTCGCGTTGGACGGTGGTCGAAAAACCCGAACACTAGAATGGCCAACGTATGACAAAGGCTACGTTGACCTAGGTCGCGGCGACGAAGTCGCTGCGTTGCGAGCCATTGAGAGTCGGCGCCTTTTTCGATATGACAGCAGAGCGCATGGCGAGACAGAAGTCGGTCAGCTCGAGCAGGAGCTTGCCGAGTATTTCGACGCCCGCTACGTTTTGGCGTGCTCTAGCGGCACGACTGCCCTCGCACTTGCGCTTCTTGGTCTTGGCATCAAGCGGGGCGACTTGGTCGCATGTCCGGCGTTTACGTTTGCTGCTACGCCCAGTGCGATTATCCTCGCGGGGGCGACGCCGGTTGTTATTGAGGTTGATGAGAACTTGCACATGGATCCGGCAGATCTGGAGGCAAAGCTCACGCCGGAAGTCAAAGCAGTAGTCGCTGTACACATGCGCGGCTTCGGATGCGATATCGACCGTTTGGTCAGCATCGCCGATGCACATGGGATTCCGCTGGTTGAAGATTCCGTGCCGGCGCTCGGTGTCAGCCTCGGAGGAGGACGGAAGCTGGGCACGATCGGGCGGGCGGGCGCGTTCAGCATGCAATCCGACAAGTGCATCAATACCGGAGAGGGTGGCTTTCTCGTGACGTCCGACCGCGATGTCTTCGAGCGTGCCGTCGTGCTGTCCGGAGCCTATGAAAAGCAGCTTCACAGGCATACCGCGCCATCGCTTCCTTCTATCTCGGATCTCACGCTGCCCATCTTCAGCTTCCGTCTGGATGAAATCCGCGGCGCCATGGCTCGGCACCAACTCGCCGGCCTGAACCAGCGAGTCGCGACGTTCCAGGAGAACTATGAATATGTTGCATCGCGCATTTCCGACTTGAAGTCGATACACCTGCGTCAATCGGTTGCCCCGCGCGCCTTTCTGGGCGAATCGTTGATTTTTCGTCTCCCCGATGCAACTGCCCAGCAGGTGAGTTGGTTCGTGGAGGCGCTCAACGCTGAAGGAATCGGTGCCCGCGCCCTGGGAGACGACTCCCGTCCAAACGTCCGGTGCTTCTGGAACTGGCGATTCGTGTTTCCCGAGATGACCCAGGAAGAAACGATCGGACGTTACACAAGGAGTGCGACATTCCTTAAGGAGGCGATCGACGTTCCGATGTCTATCACCCTGACAAAGTCGGACTGCGACGAACTCGTCGCGGCAATTACGAAGGTGTGTCACGCATATAGTCGGCTGGCACTGGTTTCGCATCATTAA
- a CDS encoding peroxidase-related enzyme, with amino-acid sequence MTAITPPSQPPISRFPVPELADIPGDIRERILVVQEKTGFVPNVFLALAHRPDECRAFFAYHDALMLREAGSLTKGEREMIVVATSAANQCLYCVVAHGAILRIYEKQPLIADQVAVNYRKADITPRQHAMLDFAMKVCTASHTVNEADYDALHVHGFTDEDVWDIAGITAFFGLSNRIANVISMRPNDEFYLLGRLPREK; translated from the coding sequence ATGACAGCCATCACGCCGCCCAGCCAACCTCCCATCAGCCGCTTTCCTGTGCCCGAGCTCGCGGACATCCCTGGGGATATCCGCGAGCGCATCCTCGTCGTGCAGGAAAAGACCGGCTTCGTGCCCAATGTCTTCCTCGCGCTGGCCCATCGGCCCGACGAGTGCCGCGCCTTCTTCGCCTACCACGACGCGCTGATGCTGCGCGAAGCCGGCAGCCTGACCAAGGGCGAGCGCGAGATGATCGTGGTGGCCACTTCCGCCGCCAACCAGTGCCTGTACTGCGTGGTCGCGCACGGCGCCATCCTGCGCATTTACGAAAAGCAGCCGCTCATCGCCGACCAGGTGGCCGTCAACTATCGCAAAGCCGACATCACGCCGCGCCAGCACGCCATGCTGGATTTCGCGATGAAGGTCTGCACCGCCTCGCACACCGTCAACGAAGCCGACTACGACGCGCTGCACGTGCACGGCTTCACCGATGAGGACGTCTGGGATATCGCCGGCATCACGGCGTTCTTCGGCCTGTCGAACCGAATCGCCAATGTGATCTCGATGCGACCGAATGACGAGTTTTATCTGCTGGGACGGTTGCCGCGCGAAAAATGA
- a CDS encoding chorismate-binding protein, with translation MCQLSVSVGDGNVECIEDGQRNDLFSLPSDEGPIFKHVEKLLRKEAPCFLVVSPDLHRKYIDKSLPQIHLVQPALEFIFSADKADGRVSYASNATYEQQGHAMLRASMEQPLVAPRGDFGEPRPFSELVAGWIPAEDDESFLKRLSMAISDLQAYPSGKMTLTRAYERKMAAAYDPFKLYELHAGINGEYAFSHFFCIQKDVYSIGTTPENVFEICGNVLTVDVVAATCMFSSDDQYLAKELYENPKQIKEHRSSLGNRQDRFKRFCVDDSIRVVQDMHIKSLRNVCHLHSVFTGDLLPQNNFFDLLESIFPLLGARPKELLTKADTEMAPHRYYGGVVGHLHHGTGGCFLNIRNALLKQEVIHAKVGVGVIKESNSELELVETRDKLSGLMEAIYLWEQVGVS, from the coding sequence ATGTGCCAACTTTCGGTGTCCGTCGGCGATGGGAATGTCGAGTGCATCGAAGATGGGCAAAGAAATGATCTTTTTTCCTTGCCATCTGATGAGGGGCCCATATTCAAGCATGTCGAGAAGCTCCTAAGAAAGGAGGCTCCGTGCTTCCTCGTGGTGAGTCCAGATCTCCATCGAAAATACATCGATAAGAGCCTGCCGCAGATACATTTGGTACAACCGGCCTTAGAGTTCATCTTTTCGGCCGACAAAGCTGATGGTCGCGTCAGTTATGCGAGTAACGCTACGTACGAGCAACAAGGCCACGCAATGCTCCGAGCCTCCATGGAGCAGCCGCTGGTAGCTCCACGGGGCGATTTTGGCGAGCCAAGGCCATTCTCCGAACTGGTTGCGGGTTGGATTCCAGCCGAGGATGACGAAAGTTTTTTGAAGAGACTTTCGATGGCTATAAGCGACCTGCAAGCCTATCCGAGCGGGAAGATGACACTTACCCGTGCTTACGAACGCAAAATGGCTGCCGCATACGATCCGTTCAAATTGTATGAGTTGCATGCGGGAATAAACGGTGAGTACGCGTTCAGTCATTTCTTCTGTATCCAGAAGGATGTCTACTCTATAGGCACCACTCCAGAGAACGTCTTCGAGATATGCGGGAATGTACTAACTGTGGATGTGGTTGCGGCCACGTGCATGTTCAGCTCAGATGACCAGTATCTGGCAAAGGAGCTGTACGAGAATCCGAAGCAGATCAAGGAGCACAGATCGTCGCTCGGCAATCGGCAGGATCGGTTCAAGCGTTTTTGTGTAGATGATTCGATTCGCGTCGTTCAGGACATGCACATCAAGTCGCTCCGGAATGTATGCCATTTACATTCCGTCTTCACAGGGGATTTACTGCCTCAGAATAATTTTTTCGATTTACTGGAGAGCATCTTTCCCTTGCTCGGCGCTCGGCCGAAGGAATTGCTGACGAAGGCTGATACAGAGATGGCGCCTCACCGCTACTACGGTGGGGTCGTAGGACACTTGCACCATGGAACTGGCGGCTGCTTTCTGAACATTCGCAATGCACTCCTAAAGCAGGAAGTGATTCATGCCAAGGTCGGAGTTGGTGTGATCAAGGAATCAAACTCGGAACTCGAGCTTGTGGAAACGAGGGACAAGTTGTCTGGTTTAATGGAGGCGATTTACCTGTGGGAGCAAGTCGGGGTTTCGTAA
- a CDS encoding amidohydrolase family protein, producing MTDRLISCDDHMDLSQLPADLWTSRLPKALADRAPHVEDRNGQQVWVCDGKVWGRWVGGGTMNGISERPVKPLYDAFDRGGIYDPSPRRAAVAELRLADMDRDGVSTQVIFGPVHQLSTDDRLLRAACYRAYNDWLFDFCQAAPERLIGLPMLPETPEGALAELERVRARGGVRQVVFMVANIDPKLDDPTWEPFWQVLEESGIVLSWHITAFAKPSGRVAGKAASVFENTKLFLANFVEPFVDLFAWGILERHPRLKVVLAEGGAGWLPWLVQTLDHQHQQLWEANEYWADKGGGALVTKPSDLFKRQVYATFQDDQVAMALLPFFGEEHLLWASDYPHPDSVWPNSRQAIERQMQHLSPELRRKLTHSNAVKLLRLDAA from the coding sequence ATGACGGATCGGCTCATCTCCTGTGACGATCACATGGATCTCAGCCAGCTTCCTGCAGATCTATGGACCTCGCGGTTACCAAAGGCGCTGGCGGATCGCGCCCCGCATGTGGAAGATCGCAATGGCCAGCAGGTCTGGGTGTGCGACGGGAAGGTCTGGGGCCGCTGGGTTGGAGGGGGGACAATGAATGGCATATCGGAGCGGCCGGTCAAGCCACTCTATGATGCCTTCGACCGCGGCGGTATCTACGACCCAAGCCCACGGCGCGCAGCTGTGGCCGAGCTGCGGCTCGCCGACATGGATCGCGACGGTGTTTCGACGCAGGTGATCTTCGGGCCGGTCCACCAGCTTTCGACTGATGATCGCCTGCTGCGCGCCGCCTGTTATCGTGCCTACAACGACTGGCTGTTTGATTTCTGCCAAGCAGCGCCCGAGCGGTTGATTGGCTTACCGATGCTACCGGAGACACCCGAGGGCGCACTCGCCGAGCTTGAGCGGGTGCGGGCCAGGGGCGGTGTGCGGCAGGTGGTCTTCATGGTCGCGAACATCGACCCCAAGCTGGATGATCCAACATGGGAGCCGTTCTGGCAGGTGCTCGAGGAGAGCGGCATTGTCCTCTCCTGGCACATCACGGCTTTCGCCAAGCCGAGCGGTCGCGTCGCTGGGAAGGCGGCGAGCGTTTTCGAGAACACCAAATTGTTCCTTGCGAATTTCGTTGAACCCTTCGTCGATCTGTTCGCCTGGGGCATTCTTGAGCGTCACCCGCGATTGAAGGTGGTGCTGGCCGAAGGTGGCGCAGGGTGGCTGCCTTGGCTCGTCCAAACGCTTGATCATCAGCACCAACAGCTCTGGGAGGCGAACGAGTATTGGGCCGACAAGGGGGGGGGCGCCCTCGTCACGAAGCCCAGCGATCTCTTCAAGCGCCAGGTCTACGCGACGTTCCAGGACGATCAGGTCGCGATGGCGCTTCTTCCATTCTTTGGTGAAGAACATTTACTGTGGGCTTCGGACTATCCACACCCTGACAGCGTCTGGCCAAACTCGCGGCAGGCGATTGAGCGGCAAATGCAACATTTGTCTCCCGAGTTGCGCCGCAAGTTGACTCACTCCAATGCGGTCAAGCTGCTTCGTTTGGATGCCGCATAG
- a CDS encoding SDR family NAD(P)-dependent oxidoreductase, giving the protein MLYAKNGGKIVGASRSVEELTKLMNDIESIGGEISILRTDVTKRGDIDALAAATIEKYGTIDVWVNNAGGFSDGSLCDWIDIDHDVMEEMWRLNISSAVSGAQAAARVMRASGRGGSIIFISSLDALNACPGGEGCYGAAKAAIIHIMQTMAVELGRYKIRVNAIAPGLVQTPLVEPFLSTPEIISQRAQYYPLGRIGQPSDVANAALYMASDASSYVSGATLLVSGGAVFNSDPIRYLQALSTAEAGK; this is encoded by the coding sequence ATGCTCTACGCCAAAAATGGCGGGAAAATTGTCGGTGCTTCGCGTAGCGTCGAAGAATTGACGAAGCTCATGAATGACATTGAGAGCATCGGTGGCGAAATCTCTATCTTGAGAACTGATGTGACCAAAAGGGGCGATATAGACGCGCTTGCCGCAGCAACCATTGAGAAATATGGGACCATCGACGTTTGGGTTAACAATGCTGGCGGGTTTTCCGACGGATCGTTGTGCGATTGGATCGACATTGATCACGACGTCATGGAAGAAATGTGGAGGTTGAACATCTCGTCCGCTGTCTCCGGTGCGCAGGCGGCCGCCCGTGTCATGCGCGCTAGCGGTCGTGGCGGATCCATAATCTTCATCAGCTCGCTCGATGCGCTCAATGCCTGCCCCGGCGGCGAAGGGTGTTATGGTGCCGCTAAGGCCGCCATCATCCATATCATGCAAACCATGGCGGTTGAACTGGGGCGATACAAGATTCGTGTTAATGCGATTGCGCCTGGTCTCGTGCAGACGCCGCTTGTCGAACCCTTCCTGTCAACGCCAGAGATCATTAGCCAACGGGCCCAGTATTATCCCTTGGGCCGGATCGGACAGCCCTCCGATGTCGCGAATGCCGCGTTATACATGGCATCCGATGCATCCTCATATGTTTCTGGCGCAACCTTGCTTGTTTCGGGTGGCGCAGTCTTCAACTCTGATCCGATTCGCTACCTCCAAGCGCTTTCCACGGCAGAGGCCGGCAAGTGA
- the trpB gene encoding tryptophan synthase subunit beta — protein MKTLQIPMPARSTSWEPDRLGYYGDFGGAFTPEVLHETLAELREVFDEARGDSAFWASYVEVMSKYAGRATPVTYCDNLTRKLGGARVYVKREDLNHTGAHKLNNVMGQGLLVQRMGKQRVIAETGAGQHGVATATMAARLGLACTIYMGEDDIARQHPNVFWMRQLGAEVIAVTEGTRTLKDAINACLRDWADSMANTHYVMGTVCGPHPFPQMVTYFQSIIGYEARAQMLDATGKLPHSVYACVGGGSNASGLFAGFLDDLSVELVGVEAGGKGVDSGQHAARLAGGKGRPGVAQGYKTMFLQNEEGLMQDTYSVAAGLDYIGVGPMLADLHRRKRVRFESAADSEVVEALRLTMRSEGIIPALESAHAFAAAFREASTLSSTDTILINQSGRGDKDIFTVADALDDEGWKDFIRSKSEGYDR, from the coding sequence ATGAAAACTTTACAGATACCAATGCCAGCAAGGTCCACTTCGTGGGAACCGGATCGCCTCGGTTACTACGGGGACTTCGGGGGCGCGTTTACACCTGAGGTGCTGCACGAGACACTGGCGGAATTGCGCGAGGTCTTTGACGAGGCGCGGGGCGACTCAGCGTTCTGGGCTTCGTATGTCGAGGTCATGTCGAAGTATGCGGGCCGTGCGACCCCGGTGACGTACTGCGACAACCTCACACGGAAGTTGGGTGGCGCGCGTGTCTATGTCAAGCGTGAAGATCTGAACCATACCGGCGCGCACAAGCTGAACAACGTCATGGGTCAGGGCCTGCTCGTGCAACGCATGGGGAAGCAGCGCGTAATCGCGGAGACGGGGGCCGGACAGCATGGTGTCGCCACTGCGACCATGGCGGCGCGACTTGGACTCGCATGCACGATCTACATGGGCGAGGACGACATTGCGCGACAGCATCCCAACGTTTTTTGGATGAGGCAGCTTGGCGCCGAGGTGATCGCCGTCACCGAAGGTACGCGGACACTGAAAGATGCGATCAACGCTTGCCTCCGCGACTGGGCGGATTCCATGGCCAATACACACTACGTTATGGGAACTGTGTGCGGCCCGCATCCGTTCCCGCAAATGGTGACGTACTTCCAGTCGATCATCGGCTATGAGGCACGCGCGCAGATGCTCGATGCAACGGGCAAGTTGCCTCACAGCGTGTATGCGTGCGTAGGCGGCGGCTCGAACGCGTCTGGCCTGTTCGCAGGGTTTCTGGATGACCTCTCGGTCGAACTCGTCGGTGTGGAGGCGGGGGGCAAAGGTGTCGACTCGGGCCAGCACGCAGCGCGTCTCGCGGGCGGCAAGGGGCGGCCCGGCGTAGCGCAGGGCTACAAGACCATGTTCCTTCAAAATGAGGAAGGCCTGATGCAGGACACATATTCGGTGGCGGCAGGTCTTGATTACATTGGTGTTGGCCCGATGCTGGCCGATCTGCACCGGCGAAAGCGAGTCCGGTTCGAGTCGGCGGCCGATTCGGAAGTTGTCGAAGCCCTGCGTCTCACGATGCGCAGTGAAGGAATTATCCCGGCTCTCGAGAGCGCGCATGCGTTCGCGGCGGCTTTCAGGGAAGCGTCGACCCTCTCGAGTACCGACACGATTCTCATTAACCAATCTGGCCGTGGCGACAAAGATATCTTCACCGTTGCCGACGCACTGGATGATGAAGGCTGGAAGGATTTCATCCGGAGCAAGAGCGAGGGCTACGACCGATGA
- a CDS encoding transposase, producing the protein MKTSKFTEAQIAFALKQAELGTKVEEVCRKLNALQLEEEVRRRGLFLRSCASPRASSRASTKSGAWTLYPTHCSTAGVCVH; encoded by the coding sequence ATGAAGACGAGCAAGTTCACCGAGGCCCAAATAGCGTTCGCGCTCAAGCAAGCGGAGCTGGGCACGAAGGTCGAGGAGGTGTGCCGCAAGCTGAACGCTCTACAACTGGAAGAAGAAGTACGAAGGCGGGGGCTCTTCCTTCGGAGTTGCGCCAGCCCAAGAGCATCGTCACGGGCATCAACGAAATCTGGAGCATGGACTTTGTATCCGACGCATTGTTCGACGGCCGGCGTTTGCGTGCATTGA
- the msbA gene encoding lipid A export permease/ATP-binding protein MsbA, whose protein sequence is MAVTSSSSSQPPAASQPGHFKRLWTYLRPELSSFILAMVAMGVVAATEGIIPKVVKDLLDQGFGGEYAGKLWRVPAMLVGIAVVRGVAQFGATYFLSLVSNKVLLNLRMKMFERLLQAPAAFYQRNTAATLINAVIFEVNQVLQVLTGVFITLVRDSMTVLALLIFLFYTNWRLTLVVAVILPVIGFLMSRINRRLRSLNREHQNLTNEAAYVVEEAAGGYKVVKLHGGEAYESRRFNAMTNRLRGYAMRMAVAGGLNQPVTQFLAALALSVILAIAMVQAQANQTTVGGFTGFVMAMLLLISPLKHLTDVNQPMQRGLTAAEFIFGLIDTPIEPQDGGKHIDRARGDLRFEHVTFRYGPDGRAALDSIDLHVKAGEIVALVGPSGSGKTTLVNLLPRFFEPTSGRIVLDGDALADLSLQDLRRQIAFVSQDVVLFNDTIAANVAYGARDASEIDMARVRRALEAAYLTDVVDNLPDGVDTNIGDNGSKLSGGQRQRLAIARAIYKDAPILILDEATSALDSESERQVQAALEALMQGRTTLVIAHRLSTIENADRIVVLEHGQIVEAGTHRELLDRDGLYAGLHRIQFATQ, encoded by the coding sequence ATGGCAGTGACTTCTTCTTCGTCTTCCCAGCCGCCCGCGGCCAGCCAGCCGGGCCACTTCAAGCGCCTGTGGACCTACCTGCGTCCCGAGCTCAGCAGCTTCATCCTCGCCATGGTCGCCATGGGCGTGGTAGCGGCCACCGAGGGGATCATCCCCAAGGTGGTGAAGGACCTGCTGGACCAGGGCTTCGGCGGTGAATACGCCGGCAAACTGTGGCGGGTGCCGGCCATGCTGGTCGGTATCGCGGTGGTGCGCGGCGTTGCGCAGTTCGGGGCCACGTACTTCCTGAGCCTGGTGTCGAACAAGGTGCTGCTGAACCTGCGCATGAAGATGTTCGAGCGCCTGCTGCAGGCACCGGCGGCGTTCTACCAGCGCAATACGGCGGCCACGCTCATCAACGCCGTCATCTTCGAGGTCAACCAGGTGCTGCAGGTGCTGACCGGCGTGTTCATCACGCTGGTGCGCGATTCGATGACGGTGCTGGCGCTGCTGATCTTCCTCTTCTATACCAACTGGCGCCTGACGCTGGTGGTGGCCGTGATCCTGCCGGTCATCGGGTTCCTGATGTCGCGTATCAACCGTCGCCTGCGTTCGCTCAACCGCGAGCACCAGAACCTGACCAACGAAGCCGCGTACGTGGTGGAGGAGGCGGCCGGTGGCTACAAGGTCGTCAAGCTGCACGGCGGCGAGGCCTACGAGTCACGCCGCTTCAATGCCATGACCAACCGCCTGCGCGGCTACGCCATGCGCATGGCCGTGGCCGGCGGCCTGAACCAGCCGGTGACGCAGTTCCTGGCGGCGCTGGCGCTGTCCGTCATCCTGGCGATCGCGATGGTGCAGGCGCAAGCCAACCAGACCACCGTCGGCGGCTTCACCGGCTTCGTGATGGCGATGCTGCTGCTGATCTCGCCGCTCAAGCACCTGACCGACGTCAACCAGCCGATGCAGCGCGGCCTGACCGCCGCCGAGTTCATCTTCGGCCTGATCGACACGCCGATCGAGCCCCAGGACGGTGGCAAGCACATCGACCGCGCGCGCGGCGACCTGCGCTTCGAGCACGTCACCTTCCGCTATGGCCCGGACGGCCGGGCGGCGCTCGACAGCATCGACCTGCACGTCAAGGCGGGCGAGATCGTCGCGCTGGTGGGTCCGTCGGGCAGCGGCAAGACCACGCTGGTCAACCTGCTGCCGCGCTTCTTTGAGCCGACCTCGGGCCGCATCGTGCTCGACGGCGACGCGCTGGCCGATCTGTCGCTGCAGGATCTGCGCCGCCAGATCGCCTTCGTGAGCCAGGACGTGGTGCTGTTCAACGACACCATCGCCGCCAACGTGGCGTATGGCGCGCGCGATGCCTCCGAGATCGACATGGCGCGCGTGCGCCGTGCGCTGGAAGCCGCCTACCTGACCGACGTGGTCGACAACCTGCCTGATGGCGTCGACACCAACATCGGCGACAACGGCTCCAAGCTGTCCGGCGGCCAGCGCCAGCGCCTGGCGATCGCTCGCGCCATCTACAAGGACGCGCCGATCCTGATCCTGGACGAAGCCACCTCCGCGCTCGACTCCGAGTCCGAGCGCCAGGTGCAGGCCGCGCTGGAAGCCCTGATGCAGGGCCGCACGACGCTGGTGATCGCGCACCGCCTGTCGACCATCGAGAACGCCGACCGCATCGTCGTGCTCGAACACGGCCAGATCGTCGAGGCCGGCACGCACCGCGAACTGCTCGACCGCGATGGGCTGTATGCTGGATTGCATCGCATCCAGTTCGCGACGCAATAA
- a CDS encoding phosphotransferase family protein — protein sequence MTSLEGLNNLKCLLDEHGISMSNWVEMSQRGFSGARVYMQSSHDGTSHVVKVTSAETDWIMRATSDQRCREAILANAGFAQDIRSPAIGSARDGATFSILMHDVSQYLLSNGPLTTEQLKTLLLGIARLHALTPPSECDVPWCSIEDRLTLFMPDPERLAQFRIGQDILKGWDIFFDYVPKNIADLVRALFDDIGPLKRALDQLPNSLLHGDLKLDNIGILPDGTLSLIDWSMPMVAPAAVELGWFLAMNSRTLPVSLDEAIAVYTSFANLDSRLHERHRSLTILCGLLIRGWRKALDAESGEPFELRWWCERASAAAKTL from the coding sequence ATGACGAGCCTTGAGGGGCTAAACAATTTGAAGTGCCTGCTCGATGAGCATGGTATCTCGATGTCGAACTGGGTGGAGATGAGCCAACGCGGCTTCTCGGGAGCTCGGGTCTACATGCAATCCAGTCACGACGGCACCTCCCACGTTGTGAAGGTAACGTCGGCCGAAACCGATTGGATAATGCGAGCGACTTCAGACCAACGGTGCAGGGAAGCGATTCTGGCGAATGCTGGTTTCGCTCAAGATATCCGCTCTCCCGCGATCGGGTCTGCAAGAGACGGCGCTACCTTTTCAATCTTGATGCATGACGTTTCTCAATATCTTTTATCGAACGGGCCACTGACCACCGAGCAACTTAAAACACTCTTGCTTGGCATAGCCCGCCTGCATGCACTGACGCCGCCGAGTGAGTGTGATGTTCCTTGGTGCTCGATCGAGGATCGACTTACCCTCTTCATGCCTGATCCAGAGAGGCTGGCTCAGTTTCGGATTGGACAGGACATTCTAAAAGGTTGGGATATCTTCTTCGACTACGTGCCGAAGAACATCGCCGATTTGGTTCGGGCCCTGTTCGACGACATAGGGCCTCTCAAGCGCGCACTGGATCAGCTTCCGAACAGTCTTCTCCATGGCGATCTCAAACTCGATAACATCGGCATCCTTCCCGATGGCACCCTGTCCCTCATCGACTGGTCCATGCCGATGGTTGCCCCTGCCGCGGTCGAATTGGGTTGGTTCTTGGCGATGAACTCCCGCACCTTACCAGTCTCGCTGGATGAAGCAATTGCGGTGTACACATCGTTCGCAAATCTCGACAGCCGATTGCATGAGCGCCACCGATCTTTGACGATCCTGTGTGGACTCCTGATCCGTGGTTGGCGCAAGGCATTGGACGCTGAATCGGGCGAGCCTTTCGAGCTTCGCTGGTGGTGTGAGCGTGCCTCGGCCGCCGCAAAGACACTATGA